One window from the genome of Pelodictyon luteolum DSM 273 encodes:
- the moaCB gene encoding bifunctional molybdenum cofactor biosynthesis protein MoaC/MoaB yields MAFTHLDDDGNVAMVDVSSKPGTLRTARAEGRISLHPDTLLQLQGEGMPKGNVLTAAKIAGIQAAKQASALIPLCHQLNLSWVDLSFSVGPEGIDITATARTKEATGVEMEALTAVSVAALTIYDMCKAVDKGMEIGGIRLVSKTGGKSAAPGYRPRTAILVLSDSIAAGTARDRSGEILREGFMAAGCRVEGVRIIADDPAELEGAVDAFVAEGMELIVTSGGTGLGPRDITVDTLTPKFSRRLPGIEQALFSWGQGKTRTAMLSRLAAGVIGDSIVVCLPGSAGAASDALEVLVPSMFHAFSMMKGEGH; encoded by the coding sequence ATGGCATTCACCCATCTTGACGACGACGGAAACGTCGCCATGGTCGACGTTTCCTCCAAGCCCGGAACGCTCCGCACTGCACGAGCAGAGGGCCGCATTTCCCTGCACCCCGATACCCTGCTTCAGTTGCAGGGGGAGGGCATGCCGAAGGGCAATGTACTGACGGCAGCCAAGATCGCCGGTATTCAGGCGGCCAAGCAGGCCTCCGCCCTTATTCCGCTCTGCCACCAGCTCAACCTCTCCTGGGTCGACCTTTCTTTTTCGGTCGGGCCGGAAGGGATCGACATTACGGCTACGGCAAGGACGAAGGAGGCGACCGGCGTCGAAATGGAGGCACTTACGGCGGTTTCGGTCGCTGCCCTGACCATCTACGACATGTGCAAGGCTGTCGACAAGGGGATGGAGATCGGCGGTATACGGCTGGTGTCGAAGACCGGAGGCAAGAGCGCGGCCCCGGGCTACAGGCCGCGGACAGCCATCCTTGTTCTTTCCGATTCGATTGCTGCCGGCACTGCCCGGGACCGATCCGGAGAGATCCTTCGGGAGGGGTTTATGGCTGCAGGGTGCCGGGTGGAGGGTGTGCGGATCATTGCAGATGACCCGGCAGAACTCGAGGGGGCCGTCGATGCCTTTGTGGCTGAGGGTATGGAGCTCATCGTCACCTCTGGCGGTACGGGTCTCGGCCCGCGCGACATCACCGTCGATACCCTCACACCGAAGTTTTCGCGTCGTCTCCCCGGTATAGAGCAGGCTCTCTTCAGCTGGGGGCAGGGCAAGACCCGCACGGCGATGCTGTCGAGGCTTGCTGCCGGAGTGATAGGCGACTCCATCGTGGTATGCCTGCCGGGAAGCGCGGGTGCTGCTTCCGATGCACTTGAGGTCCTCGTGCCGAGCATGTTCCATGCATTTTCAATGATGAAGGGGGAGGGACACTGA
- the glp gene encoding molybdopterin molybdotransferase MoeA has translation MLTSVDDARRIVMESLPLPLIEECRLNALQGRVLAGDVAAPFPMPRFTNSAMDGFAFRIADAAGGSPDDHVHLPVSLRIPAGSSAAGALPPGSAAEIMTGAPMPEGADTVVPFENTSGFGGDGVEIYRLPKAGANVRYRGEEIAMGQRVLDAGRRISPSEIAVLASFGIESARVWRLPSVALVVVGDELQKPGGMLRDAAIYDSNSHMLRAACRSAGIEPVVVLHAEDDPEAVRKVLAVALATADVTVTSGGISTGEYDFVQEVLTRLGVEKKFWSVSQKPGKPFYFGCSPDGKVVFALPGNPVSSLVCFTEYCVPALMKMQGLPRPAKLHATLDAPFPADRKRHRFLPGVLREEGGRLFCRTAALTESHMATSLVGANCLIESPPADTPVPAGDTIACSLLPWASLPG, from the coding sequence ATGCTGACAAGCGTAGATGATGCCCGCCGCATCGTTATGGAGTCACTTCCTCTGCCACTGATCGAGGAGTGCAGGCTCAATGCTCTGCAGGGCCGGGTTCTGGCGGGCGATGTCGCAGCCCCTTTTCCAATGCCCCGGTTCACCAATTCTGCGATGGATGGGTTCGCCTTCCGTATTGCCGATGCGGCCGGAGGCTCTCCCGATGATCATGTCCACCTACCGGTCAGCCTCCGAATTCCTGCCGGCAGCAGCGCTGCCGGTGCGCTGCCTCCGGGGAGTGCTGCCGAGATCATGACCGGTGCGCCGATGCCCGAGGGTGCCGACACGGTCGTGCCGTTTGAGAACACCAGCGGGTTTGGTGGGGACGGGGTTGAAATCTATCGCCTGCCGAAAGCCGGTGCCAATGTCCGGTATCGGGGGGAGGAGATTGCAATGGGCCAGCGGGTGCTTGATGCGGGCCGTCGGATCTCTCCGTCAGAGATTGCCGTTCTGGCATCTTTCGGGATTGAGTCGGCCCGGGTATGGCGCCTTCCTTCAGTTGCACTCGTAGTGGTCGGCGATGAACTGCAGAAGCCGGGCGGAATGCTGAGGGATGCTGCCATCTATGATTCCAACAGCCACATGCTGCGAGCCGCATGCCGATCGGCGGGCATCGAGCCGGTCGTCGTTCTCCATGCCGAAGATGATCCGGAGGCTGTCCGGAAGGTGCTTGCTGTGGCGCTTGCCACGGCCGACGTGACGGTCACCTCAGGGGGAATTTCAACAGGAGAGTATGATTTCGTGCAGGAGGTGCTCACGCGGCTCGGCGTCGAAAAGAAGTTCTGGTCGGTGTCGCAGAAGCCGGGCAAACCGTTCTACTTCGGCTGTTCTCCAGATGGGAAGGTTGTATTTGCACTTCCAGGCAATCCGGTTTCATCGCTGGTCTGTTTCACGGAGTACTGCGTGCCGGCGCTCATGAAGATGCAGGGTCTTCCCCGGCCGGCGAAGCTGCATGCCACCCTCGACGCTCCCTTTCCGGCCGACAGGAAAAGGCATCGGTTCCTGCCTGGCGTGCTTCGTGAGGAAGGGGGGAGACTTTTCTGCCGGACCGCCGCACTCACCGAGTCGCATATGGCCACGTCGCTCGTCGGGGCGAACTGCCTTATCGAGTCACCTCCGGCCGACACGCCGGTGCCGGCCGGAGATACGATTGCCTGTTCGCTCCTGCCCTGGGCATCGCTGCCCGGCTGA
- the proC gene encoding pyrroline-5-carboxylate reductase has product MEPLRIGFIGTGRIGRAIIAGLGRQKDAVMFGYDRDPGAVEAIAAAHPITGCPSPAALAREAKVIILAVKPYQIEEVLIELRPSLSSDHLIVSVAAGISSEFIRKNALEETRVVRVMPNTPAFVGEAMTALCRGKMATEEDIAVARGLFSTIGRVAVLEESQMDAATALSGSGPAYMFNILDSLSEGGVRCGLSKEEALLLGAQTMLGAARMVLSGTRSPEELKREVTTPGGTTEAGLRVMDERGIRAILIDAVAAADARSRELRK; this is encoded by the coding sequence ATGGAACCCCTCCGGATAGGATTCATTGGAACGGGCAGGATCGGCCGCGCCATCATTGCAGGACTCGGCAGACAGAAAGATGCCGTCATGTTTGGCTACGACCGCGACCCCGGGGCGGTTGAAGCCATCGCTGCCGCCCACCCCATCACAGGGTGTCCATCTCCCGCAGCACTGGCTCGAGAGGCGAAAGTCATTATCCTTGCCGTCAAGCCCTACCAGATCGAAGAGGTCCTCATTGAACTCCGGCCGTCGCTCTCGTCCGACCACCTGATCGTCAGCGTTGCGGCAGGCATTTCATCGGAGTTCATCAGGAAGAACGCGCTTGAAGAGACACGGGTGGTACGCGTCATGCCCAATACCCCGGCATTTGTAGGAGAGGCAATGACGGCTCTCTGCAGGGGGAAAATGGCGACTGAAGAGGACATCGCTGTGGCGAGAGGGCTGTTCAGCACCATTGGAAGGGTTGCTGTGCTTGAAGAATCGCAGATGGATGCAGCGACCGCACTGTCCGGTAGCGGCCCGGCCTACATGTTCAACATCCTCGACTCGCTCTCTGAAGGAGGGGTTCGTTGCGGCTTATCGAAAGAGGAGGCACTGCTCCTCGGAGCCCAGACCATGCTCGGAGCCGCCAGAATGGTGCTCTCGGGAACGCGGAGCCCGGAAGAACTGAAGCGGGAGGTCACCACCCCGGGGGGCACAACCGAAGCCGGGTTGAGGGTGATGGACGAGAGAGGCATCCGCGCCATTCTCATTGATGCCGTCGCCGCAGCCGACGCCCGTTCAAGGGAGCTGCGGAAGTAA
- a CDS encoding SemiSWEET family sugar transporter: protein MHQSEYIGYAAGIITTLALFPQAIKILSTRHTRDISLIWALAMNAGIILWLLYGIAQNDLPMIAANGCSLILLMIILLLKLRYG from the coding sequence ATGCACCAATCCGAATACATCGGCTACGCTGCAGGCATAATCACCACGCTGGCGCTGTTTCCGCAGGCGATCAAAATCCTCTCAACCCGCCATACCCGGGACATCAGCCTCATCTGGGCGCTCGCCATGAATGCCGGCATCATTCTCTGGCTCCTCTACGGCATCGCACAAAATGACCTGCCGATGATCGCGGCCAACGGCTGCTCCCTCATTCTCCTCATGATCATCCTCCTGCTCAAGCTCAGGTACGGATAA
- a CDS encoding c-type cytochrome has translation MSRFLTAAFCVLIAASFTVDANAAYNAAAGKAVYDGSCAMCHNTGMAGAPKAGDKTAWASRIGQGVDKMAAKSIAGFKGTKGMMPAKGGNAKLTNVEVGNAVAYMVQLSK, from the coding sequence ATGTCTCGTTTCCTTACCGCAGCCTTCTGCGTACTGATCGCCGCATCGTTCACCGTGGACGCCAATGCCGCTTATAATGCAGCCGCAGGCAAAGCCGTCTATGACGGAAGCTGCGCCATGTGCCATAACACAGGCATGGCTGGTGCGCCGAAAGCCGGTGATAAGACTGCATGGGCTTCCCGCATAGGCCAGGGCGTCGACAAGATGGCCGCCAAATCAATCGCGGGCTTCAAGGGCACCAAAGGAATGATGCCAGCCAAAGGCGGCAACGCGAAACTCACCAACGTGGAAGTCGGCAATGCCGTCGCCTACATGGTGCAGCTGAGCAAGTAA
- a CDS encoding c-type cytochrome, with the protein MKKFLPLLTLGLFFLGGCGLEKPPATLEFPGEETEAEVAAPAAEEAPVDPKLAAGKEIYTANCAMCHDSAMMGAPKPGDKAAWEARVAQGLDVMVKKSIEGFAGMPAKGGNPNLTDEEVANTVAWMTDTVK; encoded by the coding sequence ATGAAAAAATTCCTTCCCCTTCTGACCCTCGGCCTGTTTTTCCTCGGCGGATGCGGCCTTGAGAAACCCCCGGCAACACTTGAGTTCCCCGGTGAAGAAACTGAAGCCGAAGTGGCCGCACCGGCAGCCGAAGAAGCACCCGTAGATCCTAAGCTCGCAGCTGGCAAAGAAATCTATACGGCCAACTGCGCAATGTGCCATGACTCCGCCATGATGGGCGCACCCAAACCCGGCGACAAAGCCGCATGGGAAGCACGTGTTGCACAGGGACTCGACGTCATGGTCAAGAAATCGATCGAAGGCTTCGCCGGAATGCCGGCAAAAGGCGGCAACCCGAACCTCACCGATGAAGAGGTCGCCAACACCGTGGCATGGATGACCGACACCGTCAAGTAA
- a CDS encoding B12-binding domain-containing radical SAM protein, with product MGTLKKVLLVFIPTRSGVDGARSIYAEREQSLPARMLARPLRTLIRKSPFSIPPLSLMILASIRVEGVEQTICDLRLELFPDHVEWDLIGISVQTGTASEAFELADRLRSQGTLVALGGPHVTMFPEASARHADLIVEGEADDLWRRVLTDLRQGTLGKTYRQEERPDLSLPRPVFKEHLDAGRYFTTNLIQTSRGCPHNCDFCNVHVLNGHRLRQRPIEEIVGEVARFREHDGRIFFFVDDSINADPDYAEELFRRLTTLRITWFGQATTALGMQQSLLETFARSGCSALLVGIESVEPASRKAHHKNQSRSDELVQSVRNIRSAGISLYGSFIYGLDGDTLETPAAILDFINQTELDVPGINILRPTPGTQLFLRLREEGRLLFDPDDPAAFRYTFGQEMLYRPKQIPLDRFIESYGELTSRIFTVPASLKRAISAPSAKTAVGIFNLFYTHLYSLSRHDLKRQAGQFHQKNHFAIR from the coding sequence ATGGGTACACTGAAAAAGGTACTGCTCGTATTCATTCCCACCCGGAGCGGCGTTGACGGAGCCCGCTCCATCTACGCAGAGCGGGAGCAGAGCCTGCCTGCCAGAATGCTCGCCCGACCGCTCCGCACGCTGATAAGGAAAAGTCCCTTCTCCATCCCCCCGCTTTCACTGATGATCCTTGCATCCATACGGGTTGAGGGCGTCGAACAGACTATCTGCGACCTTCGCTTGGAGCTGTTTCCCGACCATGTGGAATGGGACCTCATCGGCATAAGCGTGCAGACGGGCACAGCATCGGAAGCGTTCGAACTGGCCGACAGGCTAAGGAGCCAAGGCACTCTGGTGGCGCTCGGAGGACCTCATGTCACTATGTTTCCTGAGGCATCGGCCCGGCACGCCGACCTCATCGTCGAGGGAGAAGCCGATGACCTCTGGCGGCGGGTGCTGACCGATCTGCGGCAGGGGACGCTCGGGAAAACGTATCGACAGGAAGAACGCCCCGATCTTTCCCTGCCGAGGCCGGTCTTCAAGGAACACCTCGATGCCGGCCGCTACTTCACGACCAACCTCATCCAGACCAGCAGGGGGTGCCCCCACAACTGCGACTTCTGCAATGTGCATGTGCTTAACGGCCACAGGCTCCGCCAACGCCCTATCGAGGAGATCGTCGGGGAGGTTGCACGCTTCAGAGAACATGACGGGAGAATATTCTTCTTCGTCGACGACTCCATCAATGCCGATCCCGATTACGCCGAAGAACTTTTCAGGCGCCTCACCACGCTCCGGATCACCTGGTTCGGCCAGGCCACGACAGCACTCGGCATGCAGCAGAGCCTGCTCGAAACCTTCGCCCGTTCAGGTTGCAGCGCCCTCCTTGTCGGCATTGAAAGCGTAGAGCCTGCAAGCAGGAAGGCACACCATAAGAACCAGAGCCGGAGCGATGAACTGGTACAGTCCGTCAGAAACATCCGCAGCGCCGGCATCAGCCTTTACGGGAGTTTCATCTACGGCCTGGACGGCGACACGCTGGAAACACCGGCGGCGATCCTTGACTTCATCAACCAGACGGAACTTGACGTACCGGGCATCAACATCCTCCGTCCGACACCCGGCACCCAGCTCTTCCTTCGCCTCAGGGAAGAAGGGCGCCTCCTCTTCGATCCCGATGACCCGGCGGCCTTCCGCTACACCTTCGGCCAGGAGATGCTCTATCGACCCAAACAGATACCGCTCGACCGATTCATTGAAAGCTACGGGGAGCTCACGAGCAGGATATTCACCGTACCGGCATCACTCAAGCGAGCCATCTCAGCCCCATCGGCCAAAACGGCAGTCGGCATCTTCAACCTCTTCTACACTCACCTCTACAGCCTGTCGCGCCATGACCTCAAGCGGCAGGCCGGTCAATTCCACCAAAAAAACCATTTTGCCATCCGGTGA
- a CDS encoding pyridoxal-phosphate-dependent aminotransferase family protein encodes MKKRLFTPGPTPVPENVMLSMAAPIIHHRNPEFMEILQRVHENLKYLFQTTQPVVVLSCSGTGGMESAISSIFREGDKVIAINAGKFGERWGELVRLYTGGCIEETVPWGRAIEPGRLKELLREHPDAKGVCLTHSETSTGTAADIRALSAVIREESDALVLVDGITAIGAHEFHFDDWGIDICITGSQKGLMMPPGLALIAVSERAQDVINAAEDSAKNFYLSLAKALKAHSGDDTPFTPAVSLVIGLDEALKMIRQEGIETTWARHESLAAACRAGCTALGMELFSTSPSFAVTPVWLPEGVEWNAFNKALKYSNGITVAAGQDDYKGKIFRISHLGYYDELDMLTIVGAMERALKEIGYCFPVGAGVTAVQQAFLGR; translated from the coding sequence ATGAAAAAAAGACTCTTCACCCCCGGGCCGACCCCGGTGCCTGAAAACGTCATGCTCAGCATGGCAGCCCCCATAATCCACCACAGGAATCCGGAGTTCATGGAGATCCTCCAGCGGGTCCATGAAAACCTCAAGTACCTGTTCCAGACGACCCAGCCGGTCGTGGTACTCAGCTGCTCGGGAACTGGCGGCATGGAATCCGCCATTTCCAGCATCTTCAGGGAAGGCGACAAGGTCATCGCCATCAACGCAGGCAAGTTCGGGGAACGTTGGGGAGAGCTCGTACGGCTCTACACCGGCGGCTGCATCGAGGAAACCGTACCATGGGGCCGGGCAATCGAACCCGGCCGGCTGAAGGAGCTCCTCAGAGAGCACCCCGATGCAAAAGGCGTCTGCCTCACCCACTCGGAAACATCCACCGGCACCGCAGCAGACATCCGGGCGCTCAGCGCCGTCATCCGCGAAGAGTCGGACGCGCTCGTGCTCGTCGATGGCATCACCGCAATCGGCGCCCATGAGTTCCATTTCGATGACTGGGGCATCGACATCTGCATCACCGGATCACAGAAGGGACTGATGATGCCTCCCGGTCTGGCGCTCATAGCCGTCTCGGAACGGGCACAGGACGTCATCAATGCAGCGGAAGACTCGGCGAAAAACTTCTATCTGAGCCTCGCCAAAGCCCTCAAGGCGCACTCCGGTGACGATACCCCGTTCACGCCCGCCGTATCGCTGGTAATCGGCCTCGACGAAGCACTCAAGATGATACGCCAGGAGGGCATCGAAACCACATGGGCACGGCACGAAAGCCTTGCGGCGGCATGCAGGGCCGGTTGCACGGCACTCGGCATGGAGCTCTTCAGCACTTCGCCATCGTTCGCCGTTACGCCGGTATGGCTCCCTGAAGGGGTTGAGTGGAACGCTTTCAACAAGGCTCTCAAGTACAGCAATGGCATCACTGTGGCCGCCGGTCAGGATGACTACAAAGGAAAGATCTTCCGCATCTCCCACCTCGGATACTACGATGAACTCGATATGCTCACTATCGTCGGAGCCATGGAGCGGGCGCTGAAGGAAATCGGCTACTGCTTCCCGGTCGGTGCAGGCGTAACGGCCGTCCAACAGGCATTCCTCGGCCGCTGA
- the carA gene encoding glutamine-hydrolyzing carbamoyl-phosphate synthase small subunit produces the protein MQSTPAVLVLENGSVYRGTAFGQAGEAAGEVVFNTSHTGYQEILTDPSYAGQMVVMTYPLIGNYGITPDDNESSRVWARAFIVREVSNVYSNFEASTSLDDTLKKAGVIGLSGIDTRKLVREIREKGAMRGVISTIDTDEASLKDKALAIPEMTGLDLVKTVTTDKNYTLETPGARFHVAAFDYGIKTNILRLLQNAGCRVTVLKAGTTADEVIALNPDGVFLSNGPGDPAAVDYAIDTIRTLAEYSRTTRPLPIFGICLGHQLLALALGADTYKLKFGHHGSNHPVKNMASKRIEITSQNHGFAVGMDSLPESVEMTHLNLYDQTIEGIRHSELPCFSVQYHPEAAPGPHDSHYLFDEFTAMMERAKN, from the coding sequence ATGCAGTCAACACCAGCAGTATTGGTATTGGAAAACGGGTCCGTCTACAGAGGGACTGCGTTCGGCCAAGCAGGCGAAGCTGCCGGCGAGGTAGTGTTCAATACGTCGCACACCGGCTACCAGGAAATCCTCACCGACCCCTCCTATGCGGGCCAGATGGTCGTCATGACCTACCCCCTCATCGGCAACTACGGCATCACTCCCGATGACAACGAATCATCAAGGGTTTGGGCTCGGGCATTCATCGTCCGCGAAGTCTCGAACGTCTACAGCAACTTCGAAGCATCCACGAGCCTCGACGACACCCTGAAGAAGGCGGGAGTGATCGGACTGTCGGGCATAGACACCCGCAAACTGGTCCGTGAGATCAGGGAAAAGGGCGCCATGCGGGGTGTAATCTCGACCATTGATACCGACGAAGCCAGCCTGAAGGACAAGGCCCTTGCGATCCCTGAAATGACCGGGCTGGATCTGGTGAAAACCGTCACCACGGACAAGAACTACACGCTAGAAACACCCGGAGCCCGCTTTCATGTAGCTGCCTTTGACTACGGCATCAAGACGAACATCCTGCGTCTGCTCCAGAACGCTGGATGCCGGGTGACGGTCCTCAAGGCCGGAACCACGGCAGATGAGGTGATTGCGCTCAATCCAGACGGCGTCTTCCTCTCGAACGGGCCCGGCGACCCGGCCGCGGTGGACTATGCCATCGACACAATCCGCACGCTGGCCGAATACAGCCGGACAACCCGGCCGCTCCCGATCTTCGGCATCTGCCTCGGGCACCAGCTTCTCGCCCTGGCGCTCGGAGCGGACACATACAAGCTCAAGTTCGGACATCACGGAAGCAACCATCCGGTGAAGAACATGGCCTCGAAGCGCATCGAGATCACTTCGCAGAACCACGGGTTCGCCGTCGGCATGGACTCGCTCCCGGAATCGGTCGAGATGACACATCTCAACCTTTATGACCAGACCATCGAGGGCATCCGGCACTCAGAGCTCCCCTGCTTTTCGGTGCAGTACCACCCCGAAGCCGCACCGGGCCCGCACGACTCACATTACCTCTTCGACGAGTTCACCGCCATGATGGAGAGGGCGAAAAACTGA
- the yajC gene encoding preprotein translocase subunit YajC: protein MHDLIQTILLFAPPTQGGPAPNPLVQLVPLVLIFVVFYFFMIRPQQKKQKDREKVLESLKRGDRVVTIGGIHGTVAGIDTEKKTVLVQVSENTKIKFDRSAVANIEKQESGDKLTTGE, encoded by the coding sequence ATGCACGACCTCATCCAGACCATACTCCTCTTCGCTCCTCCCACGCAGGGAGGCCCGGCACCAAACCCGCTTGTCCAGCTCGTTCCGCTCGTCCTCATCTTCGTCGTTTTCTACTTCTTCATGATCCGGCCGCAGCAGAAAAAGCAGAAAGACCGTGAGAAAGTGCTGGAGAGCCTCAAGCGCGGCGACAGGGTTGTAACCATCGGCGGCATCCATGGAACCGTAGCAGGCATCGACACTGAGAAAAAAACTGTCCTCGTGCAGGTCTCCGAGAACACGAAAATCAAGTTCGACCGTTCGGCGGTGGCCAACATCGAGAAACAGGAATCTGGCGACAAACTTACGACCGGAGAATAA
- the tsaD gene encoding tRNA (adenosine(37)-N6)-threonylcarbamoyltransferase complex transferase subunit TsaD, which translates to MIILGLETSCDETSGAVLVDGEVRSNVVSSQLCHKGFGGVVPELASREHERLIVPITEAALAEANITKKDIDVIAATAGPGLIGAVMVGLSFAQSMAWALGVPFVAVNHVEAHMFSPFIDQETAGGGPIGPFISLTVSGGHTLLAIVREDLTYRIIGRTLDDAAGEAFDKTGKMLGLPYPAGPAIDRLAKEGDAGFHRFPRALTSQSQTSRSYRDNFDFSFSGLKTSVLTWLRSQKEEFIHEHRADIAASIQDAIVGVLVEKAVGAARRHNIGAIAVAGGVSANSELRRAMDAACRKHGIALFIPSATYSTDNAAMIATLAGLKLSRGLQPLCRYDTAPFASFSAAGN; encoded by the coding sequence ATGATAATACTCGGCCTGGAAACCAGCTGTGACGAAACCTCTGGCGCAGTCCTTGTCGATGGGGAGGTACGCTCTAACGTCGTCAGTTCGCAACTCTGCCACAAAGGGTTCGGCGGCGTCGTTCCCGAACTGGCCTCAAGGGAGCATGAACGGCTCATCGTTCCGATCACCGAAGCCGCCCTCGCCGAAGCAAATATAACAAAAAAGGATATCGATGTCATAGCCGCCACCGCCGGACCGGGACTCATCGGTGCTGTGATGGTGGGACTCTCTTTCGCCCAGTCGATGGCCTGGGCACTCGGCGTGCCGTTCGTGGCGGTCAACCATGTCGAAGCCCATATGTTCTCTCCGTTCATCGACCAAGAGACTGCCGGCGGAGGTCCAATAGGGCCGTTCATCTCGCTCACGGTATCGGGTGGACATACGCTGCTGGCCATCGTCCGGGAGGATCTCACCTACCGGATCATCGGCCGCACCCTCGACGATGCGGCCGGAGAAGCCTTTGACAAGACCGGCAAGATGCTCGGACTCCCCTATCCGGCAGGACCGGCCATCGACCGGCTCGCCAAAGAGGGCGATGCCGGCTTCCACCGGTTCCCGCGGGCGCTCACAAGTCAGTCGCAGACCAGCAGAAGCTACCGCGACAACTTCGACTTCAGCTTTTCCGGTCTGAAAACATCCGTCCTCACCTGGCTCAGGAGCCAGAAAGAGGAGTTCATCCACGAGCACCGGGCAGACATTGCGGCATCCATCCAGGATGCAATCGTCGGCGTGCTCGTCGAAAAAGCGGTCGGAGCAGCACGCCGCCACAACATCGGGGCCATCGCCGTTGCCGGCGGCGTGAGCGCCAACTCGGAACTCCGACGAGCCATGGATGCGGCCTGCCGGAAGCACGGCATTGCGCTCTTCATCCCTTCAGCGACCTACTCGACAGACAACGCCGCCATGATTGCGACGCTCGCCGGACTGAAACTCTCCCGTGGGCTCCAGCCCCTCTGCCGGTACGACACGGCACCCTTTGCATCGTTCAGTGCGGCAGGGAACTAA
- a CDS encoding Clp protease N-terminal domain-containing protein: MQFDPNRFTIKAQEALQAAASSASSRQHQQVEPEHLLLAMLDDRQGIAVQIAQKLEVSPETLAAALDRELERMAKVTGASASGQYMSQNLGKVFDAALKEAEGLKDEYISSEHLLIAMSETGATASRLLTDAGVTRDAILKVLASIRGTQRVTSQSAEETYNSLKKYSRNLNDQARKGKLDPVIGRDEEIRRVLQILSRRTKNNPVLIGEPGVGKTAIVEGIAQRIVAGDVPENLKSKQIAALDIAQLVAGAKFRGEFEDRLKAVVREVQAADGEVILFIDEIHLLVGAGSAEGSMDAANILKPALARGELRCIGATTLDEYRKHIEKDAALERRFQTVVVDQPSVEDTVSILRGLKEKYEIHHGVRIKDAAIVAAAELSNRYISDRFLPDKAIDLIDEASSRLRLEIDSSPEELDRLNREIRRLEIEREALKRELEAGSAR; the protein is encoded by the coding sequence ATGCAGTTTGATCCTAACAGATTCACCATCAAGGCCCAGGAGGCCCTTCAAGCGGCTGCTTCATCGGCATCCAGCCGCCAGCACCAGCAGGTTGAACCGGAGCATCTGCTTCTGGCCATGCTTGACGACCGGCAGGGTATTGCCGTCCAGATAGCCCAGAAGCTGGAAGTATCACCTGAAACCCTTGCCGCCGCGCTTGACCGCGAACTTGAGCGGATGGCGAAAGTCACCGGCGCCTCGGCATCGGGCCAGTACATGTCGCAGAACCTCGGAAAAGTGTTTGACGCCGCCCTGAAAGAGGCCGAGGGGCTGAAGGACGAGTACATCAGCTCGGAGCACCTTCTCATCGCGATGAGCGAAACCGGAGCGACGGCCTCTCGTCTGCTGACGGATGCCGGCGTCACTCGCGATGCCATCCTCAAGGTGCTGGCCTCCATCCGTGGCACCCAGCGGGTTACGAGCCAGAGTGCCGAGGAGACATACAATTCACTGAAGAAGTATTCACGGAACCTGAACGACCAGGCCCGGAAAGGCAAGCTCGATCCGGTGATCGGGCGCGATGAGGAGATCCGCAGGGTGCTGCAGATTCTCAGCCGCCGGACGAAGAACAACCCTGTGCTGATCGGTGAGCCCGGTGTGGGCAAGACGGCCATCGTTGAGGGTATCGCCCAGCGGATCGTGGCTGGCGACGTGCCGGAAAACCTGAAAAGCAAGCAGATTGCCGCGCTCGACATCGCCCAGCTGGTCGCCGGAGCGAAGTTCCGCGGTGAGTTTGAAGACCGCCTGAAGGCCGTGGTGCGCGAAGTGCAGGCTGCCGACGGCGAGGTCATCCTCTTCATCGACGAGATACACCTTCTGGTGGGAGCCGGGTCTGCGGAAGGCTCGATGGACGCGGCCAACATCCTGAAACCCGCCCTCGCCCGCGGAGAACTTCGCTGCATCGGTGCCACGACGCTCGATGAGTACAGGAAGCACATTGAGAAGGATGCTGCCCTCGAACGGCGGTTCCAGACGGTGGTGGTCGACCAGCCGAGCGTCGAGGATACGGTCTCAATCCTTCGCGGCCTCAAGGAGAAGTACGAAATCCACCACGGGGTGCGCATCAAGGATGCAGCAATCGTGGCGGCCGCGGAACTTTCGAACCGCTACATTTCCGACCGGTTCCTGCCGGACAAGGCAATCGATCTCATCGACGAGGCCTCCTCGCGCCTCCGGCTGGAAATCGACAGCAGCCCGGAAGAGCTCGATCGGCTCAACCGGGAGATCCGCCGCCTGGAAATCGAGCGGGAGGCCCTGAAGCGCGAACTTGAGGCTGGCAGCGCCCGTTAA